A stretch of the Xiphophorus couchianus chromosome 15, X_couchianus-1.0, whole genome shotgun sequence genome encodes the following:
- the allc gene encoding allantoicase has translation MAERRATAKPAAEPDFLQFNDLACETVGGKVIFATDEWFAPAKNLLKREPPQFIPSAFTEFGKWMDGWETRRKRIPGHDWCIIQLGVAGFIHGLDVDTSFFTGNHSPYVSIQATCLDELPPFTPGEDRTGMAATGAQIAAVAKLSSEVWPELLGESALQPGYADCCHNYFRVSTKRRVTHLRLNMYPDGGIARLKVFGIGQRDWSSVPTNQDVDLVALTNGGVCLGYSDAHFGHPRNMIGLGRGANMADGWETARRSDRPKTLKADQRGILQVPGWEWAVFRLGRPGLIGSIEVDTNHFKGNFPDSCRIEACLLTAEDEARCIQTRWNSGKWEVLLPPQKLRPHHRHQYSKAELMLNGPVSHVRLIIAPDGGVSRLRLWGQPMLVPGDPANQNRPPSKL, from the exons ATGGCTGAGAGACGGGCGACGGCGAAGCCTGCAGCAGAACCGGACTTCCTGCAGTTCAACGACCTGGCCTGTGAGACGGTGGGAGGAAAG GTTATTTTTGCCACAGATGAATGGTTTGCTCCGGCTAAAAACCTGCTGAAG CGAGAGCCTCCGCAGTTCATCCCATCTGCTTTCACAGAATTTGGAAAGTGGATGGACGGATGGgagacgaggaggaagaggatccCTG GTCACGACTGGTGCATCATTCAGCTGGGAGTGGCTGGTTTCATTCATGGACTCGATGTCGACACGTCTTTCTTTACTGGGAACCACTCGCCTTACGTCTCCATCCAAGCCACCTGCCTCG ATGAGCTGCCCCCGTTCACTCCCGGGGAAGATCGGACCGGCATGGCCGCCACTGGAGCTCAGATCGCTGCTGTTGCCAAG CTGAGCTCAGAGGTTTGGCCAGAGCTGCTGGGCGAGTCGGCGCTGCAGCCTGGATACGCAGACTGCTGTCACAACTACTTCAGGGTCAGCACCAAGAGGAGAGTCACGCACCTGCGCCTCAACATGTATCCAG ATGGAGGAATAGCCAGACTCAAGGTGTTTGGTATCGGCCAGAGGGATTGGTCTTCCGTCCCGACCAACCAGGACGTCGACCTCGTAGCACTGACCAATGGGGGAGTCTGCCTCGGCTACAGCGACGCCCACTTTGGACATCCGCGCAACATGATTG GACTTGGTCGAGGCGCCAACATGGCGGACGGATGGGAAACGGCCCGCAGATCAGACCGGCCCAAAACTCTGAAG GCAGACCAGCGGGGAATCCTCCAGGTGCCTGGCTGGGAGTGGGCCGTGTTTCGTCTCGGTCGTCCTGGGCTGATCGGCAGCATTGAGGTGGACACCAACCATTTCAAAG GTAATTTCCCAGACTCCTGTCGGATCGAAGCGTGTCTTTTAACCGCTGAAGACGAGGCGCGGTGCATCCAAACCAGATGGAACTCTGGGAAATGGGAAGTGCTTCTTCCACCTCAGAAG CTCCGTCCTCATCACAGGCATCAATACAGCAAAGCAGAGCTGATGCTGAATGGACCCGTCAGCCATGTTCGGCTCATCATCGCTCCTGATGGAGGCGTCAGCCGCCTCCGTCTGTGGGGTCAGCCCATGTTGGTCCCCGGAgatccagccaatcagaacagaCCGCCATCCAAACTGTGA
- the LOC114158512 gene encoding NACHT, LRR and PYD domains-containing protein 12-like isoform X2 produces the protein MLEENLKTFMKNELQKFQMILSSEYSEALENQEKEDERNAADQEQAKGSRETFLKLSLLFLRRMRKDDLADCLWNRTCATECTQNLKSSLMKRFCCVFEGLAKAGNPTLLNQIYTELYITEGGDGETNEEHEVRQIEAASRKQRIQEKTVRQENIFKASSEKDKPIRTVMTKGVAGIGKTLLTQKFALDWAENRSNQDIQFIFPFTFRELNVLKHKRFSLVELVHHFFNESKEAQICRFNDFQIVFIFDGLDECRLPLDFHKNEILTDVTESTSLDVLLTNLIKGKLLPSARLWITTRPAAANQIPPECVDIVTDVKGFTDVQKEEYFRKRFMDQKQASMVISHIKMSQSLHIMCHIPVFCWISATVLENVLKNRQGRELPKTLTELYIYFLLVQSKVKQLKYEEGAETDLTWSPDSKKMIESLGKLAFDQLQKGNLIFYETDLAGSGIDIKAASIYSGVFTQIFKEESGIYQDKLFCFIHLSVQEFLAALHIHLTFVNSGVNLLDDKQPKQSISKAFKNQPNMRKLHQTAVDKALQSPNGHLDLVLRILVGLSLPANQTLLRGLQTQTADTSQSNQETAEFIKKKISDGLSAEKSINLFHCLNELNDCSLVEEIQQYLRSGSLCTRKLSLAQWSALVFILLSSEKDLDVFDLKKYSASEEALLMLLPVVKASNKALLSDCTLSEKTCEAISSVLSSQSCCLREVDLSHNDLEDVGMEALSSGMLGQQCGLESLRVADCNLSQKSCETLNLCLSSNSFRLKSLDLNHNFLQDVGLKQLSDGLKSPYCKLESISLSACSLSEQSCETLASALSSPSCKLRSLNMSHNNLGDSGVKRLCVELENKHCQMETVILCGCQLSERCCKYISAVLSTQPSKLRELDLSNNNLTDAGVQQLSSGLGSPHCKLETLRLSGCLVTGKGCGYLASALSSNPSPLKELDLSYNHPGVAGKQMLCSEQKGPPWKLANLSLEQGGEHRLKPDVRKYFCELELDMNSVNRQLQLSDNNTKIRQVDDEQPYPDHPNRFQTCWQLMCRNGLTGRCYWEVEWKGAVLLSVSCKGIKRSGKSEACRFGRNDQSWTLECSDVFGFAAWHVNRETTILGSSAAHRVGVYLDHPAGMLSFYDVSSDTLEHLYTFCATFTEPVYPSFGLWSGASVSLCSAASKKPAA, from the exons ATGCTTGAGGAAAACCTTAAGACTTTTATGAAAAACGAGCTGCAGAAGTTTCAGATGATTCTGAGTTCTGAATATTCAGAAGCTCTAGAAAACCAGGAGAAAGAAGATGAGAGAAACGCTGCAGATCAAGAGCAGGCGAAGGGCAGCAGGGAGACATTTCTAAAACTATCGCTCCTGTTCCTGAGAAGAATGAGGAAAGACGATCTGGCCGACTGTTTGTGGAACA GAACCTGCGCAACAGAATGCACACAAAACCTAAAGTCTAGCttgatgaaaaggttctgctgtgtgtttgagGGGCTCGCTAAAGCAGGAAATCCAACACTGTTAAATCAGATCTACACAGAGCTGTACATCACAGAGGGAGGGGATGGAGAGACCAATGAAGAGCATGAGGTCAGGCAGATCGAAGCTGCATCAAGGAAGCAGCGTATTCAAGAAAAAACTGTCAGACAGGAAAACATCTTTAAAGCTTCATCTGAAAAAGACAAACCGATCAGAACAGTGATGACTAAAGGAGTTGCTGGAATTGGCAAAACACTCCTAACGCAGAAGTTCGCTCTGGACTGGGCAGAAAACAGAAGCAACCAGGACATCCAGTTCATTTTCCCCTTCACTTTCAGAGAACTCAATGTTCTTAAACACAAACGGTTCAGTTTGGTTGAACTTGTTCATCACTTCTTTAATGAATCCAAAGAAGCACAAATCTGCAGATTTAACGACTTCCAAATTGTGTTCATATTTGACGGGTTGGATGAGTGTCGACTTCCTCTGGATTTCCACAAAAATGAGATCCTGACCGACGTGACCGAGTCCACCTCACTAGATGTTCTGCTGACAAACCTCATCAAGGGGAAACTGCTTCCCTCCGCTCGCCTCTGGATAACCACACGCCccgcagcagccaatcagatccctCCTGAGTGTGTTGACATAGTTACGGATGTAAAAGGGTTCACTGATGTACAGAAGGAGGAGTACTTCAGAAAGAGGTTTATGGACCAGAAGCAGGCTAGCATGGTCATCTCCCACATCAAGATGTCACAAAGCCTCCACATCATGTGCCACATCCCGGTCTTCTGTTGGATCAGCGCCACCGTTCTGGAAAACGTTCTGAAAAACAGACAAGGAAGAGAGCTACCCAAGACCCTGACTGAGTTATATATCTACTTCCTGCTGGTTCAGAGCAAGGTAAAGCAACTGAAATATGAAGAGGGAGCGGAGACAGATTTAACCTGGAGTCCAGACAGCAAGAAGATGATTGAGTCTCTGGGGAAACTGGcttttgatcagctgcagaaaggaaacctgATCTTCTATGAAACCGATCTGGCAGGATCTGGCATTGATATCAAGGCGGCTTCAATTTATTCAGGAGTGTTCACACAGATCTTTAAGGAGGAGAGTGGGATTTACCAGGACAAGTTGTTCTGCTTCATCCATTTGAGTgttcaggagtttctggctgctcttCACATCCATCTGACCTTCGTGAACTCTGGTGTCAACCTGCTGGATGacaaacagccaaaacaaaGCATATCTAAGGCCTTTAAAAACCAGCCTAATATGAGAAAACTCCACCAAACTGCTGTAGACAAAGCTTTACAAAGTCCAAATGGTCACCTTGATTTAGTCCTTCGCATACTCGTAGGTCTTTCACTGCCAGCCAATCAAACGCTACTCCGAGgcctgcagacacaaacagcaGACACCTCACAATCAAATCAGGAAACAGCTGAATTCATCAAGAAGAAGATCAGTGATGGTctgtctgcagagaaaagcatcaaTCTGTTCCACTGTCTGAACGAACTGAATGACTGTTCCCTTGTGGAAGAAATCCAGCAGTATCTGAGATCAGGAAGTCTTTGCACACGAAAACTGTCTCTGGCTCAGTGGTCGGCTCTGGTCTTCATCTTACTGTCATCAGAAAAAGATCTGGACGTGTTTGACCTGAAGAAATACTCTGCTTCAGAGGAGGCtcttctgatgctgcttcctgTGGTTAAAGCCTCCAACAAAGCTCT GCTAAGCGACTGCACCCTCTCTGAGAAAACATGTGAAGCTATATCCTCAGTCCTTAGTTCCCAATCTTGCTGCTTGAGAGAAGTGGACCTGAGTCATAATGACCTGGAGGACGTAGGAATGGAAGCGTTGTCTTCTGGGATGTTGGGTCAACAATGTGGGCTGGAATCACTGAG ggTAGCTGACTGCAACCTGTCACAGAAGAGCTGTGAGACTCTTAACTTGTGTCTCAGTTCAAATAGCTTCAGGCTTAAGAGTCTGGATTTGAATCACAACTTCCTGCAGGATGTCGGACTGAAGCAACTTTCTGATGGATTGAAGAGTCCATACTGCAAACTAGAAAGTATTAG tttgtcGGCATGTAGCCTCTCAGAGCAGAGCTGTGAAACTCTGGCCTCAGCGCTCAGCTCTCCCTCCTGCAAGCTCAGATCTCTGAATATGAGCCACAACAACCTGGGAGATTCGGGGGTGAAGCGGCTCTGTGTTGAACTGGAGAACAAACACTGTCAAATGGAGACCGTCAT acTTTGTGGATGCCAACTCTCAGAAAGATGCTGTAAATATATATCTGCAGTTCTCAGCACTCAGCCATCCAAACTGAGAGAGctggacctgagtaacaacaacctgACAGATGCAGGAGTGCAGCAGCTGTCCAGTGGCCTGGGCAGTCCACACTGCAAGCTGGAAACTCTCAG ACTGTCAGGCTGTCTGGTCACAGGAAAAGGTTGCGGCTATCTGGCATCAGCCCTGAGCTCCAACCCCTCTCCTCTGAAAGAGCTGGACCTGAGCTACAACCATCCGGGAGTCGCAGGGAAACAAATGCTGTGTTCTGAGCAGAAGGGTCCACCGTGGAAACTGGCTAATCTGAG tttgGAGCAAGGCGGAGAGCACAGGCTAAAACCTGATGTCAGAAAAT ATTTCTGTGAACTTGAGCTGGACATGAATTCAGTGAACAGACAACTCCAGCTGTCTGACAACAACACAAAGATTAGACAGGTGGATGATGAGCAGCCATACCCCGATCATCCAAACAGATTCCAGACCTGCTGGCAGCTCATGTGCCGAAATGGCCTGACTGGtcgctgttactgggaggtggagtggAAGGGAGCAGTTCTCCTCTCCGTGAGCTGCAAAGGAATCAAACGAAGTGGAAAAAGTGAGGCCTGCAGGTTTGGAAGGAACGATCAGTCCTGGACGTTGGAGTGCTCTGACGTGTTTGGTTTCGCTGCCTGGCATGTTAACAGAGAAACAACCATCCTTGGTTCCTCTGCCGCCCACAGAGTAGGAGTTTATCTGGACCATCCTGCAGGAATGCTCTCCTTCTACGATGTCTCCTCCGACACATTGGAGCATCTCTACACCTTCTGCGCCACATTTACTGAACCCGTTTATCCCAGTTTTGGTTTGTGGTCTGGAGCCTCAGTGTCACTGTGTTCAGCAGCTTCAAAGAAACCTGCAGCGTAA